From Caulobacter segnis, a single genomic window includes:
- the ligD gene encoding DNA ligase D codes for MAARKLAAYQAKRDFKLTAEPSGEVEVAASERARFVIQKHDATRLHYDLRLEHEGVFLSWAVTKGPSRDPHDKRLAVHVEDHPLAYGDFEGTIPAGQYGGGTVMLWDRGWWAPEPGFDLEKGLKKGEIKLVFAGERMKGGYVLVRINNDKFAKGGSSGKRENWLLIKHRDEFAIEGDLDFLNDTSFSIASGRTMEQIAAGKGKAPTPFMTAKAAASDAVWNSNRSPEASAERAAEETGAPRGREAKSPAPAAKASSRAAPKATKKAPMPDFVPPQLCKLVDRPPGGGDWVHEIKFDGYRMQLRIEGGKVTLRTRTGLDWSKRFPDLVSEAEDLPDSLIDGEVVALDESGSPTFSGLQAALSEEKTEELIFFAFDLLHERGEDLTDRPLSERKARLKALLPASGQKGGERIRYVEHFQSGGEAVLQSACKMSLEGVVSKKLDAPYRSGKPGTWTKAKCRAGHEVVIGGWTTTGEAFRSLIVGIYNDEGQLAHVGRVGTGFSRDKVAKLLPALKKLARKTSPFGGQGASKGGAPRGGANIHWVDPELVAEIEFAGFTGDGSVRQASFKGLREDKPAKAVEAETPAPVEDVELAQPKVTTATPRRAGGKAQVLGVAISNPDKPLWPDASDGTPGTKLDLAAYFEAVGPWMLEHVKGRPCSVIRMPDGIKGETFFQRHSGKGVSALIDEVTVSGDRKPYLMFNTVESLVAAAQWGATELHPWNCQPGEPEVPGRLVFDLDPAPDVPFDAVVEGAREIRDRLEALGLVPFCKTTGGKGLHVVTPLKGSKVDWDAAKAFAREVCARMAADSPEQYLITMAKKERGGRIFLDYLRNDRMSTAVAPLSPRGRPGAPVSWPVAWTQVRKGLEPSRFNIRTAPGLLKDLDAWDAYADSERDLAAAIKKLGTKGSR; via the coding sequence ATGGCGGCGCGCAAGCTCGCGGCCTACCAGGCCAAGCGCGACTTCAAGCTCACGGCCGAACCCTCGGGCGAGGTCGAGGTCGCCGCGTCCGAGCGGGCGCGCTTCGTCATCCAGAAACACGACGCCACCCGGCTGCACTATGACCTGCGGCTGGAGCACGAGGGCGTCTTCCTGTCGTGGGCGGTAACCAAGGGCCCGTCGCGCGATCCGCACGACAAGCGCCTGGCCGTCCATGTCGAGGACCACCCCCTGGCCTATGGCGACTTCGAGGGCACGATCCCCGCGGGCCAGTACGGCGGCGGCACGGTGATGCTGTGGGATCGCGGCTGGTGGGCGCCCGAGCCGGGCTTCGACCTGGAGAAGGGCCTGAAGAAGGGCGAGATCAAGCTGGTCTTCGCCGGCGAGCGGATGAAGGGCGGCTATGTCCTCGTTCGCATCAACAACGACAAGTTCGCCAAGGGCGGATCGAGCGGCAAGCGCGAGAACTGGCTGCTGATCAAGCACCGCGATGAGTTCGCCATCGAGGGTGACCTCGACTTTCTGAACGACACGTCCTTCTCGATCGCCTCTGGTCGGACGATGGAACAGATCGCGGCGGGCAAGGGCAAGGCCCCGACGCCGTTCATGACCGCCAAGGCCGCCGCGTCGGACGCAGTGTGGAACAGCAATCGTTCGCCCGAGGCCAGCGCCGAGCGGGCGGCGGAAGAGACCGGCGCGCCCAGGGGCCGCGAGGCCAAGTCGCCGGCGCCCGCCGCTAAAGCGTCTTCTAGGGCGGCTCCAAAGGCGACGAAGAAGGCCCCCATGCCGGACTTCGTGCCGCCGCAGCTGTGCAAGCTGGTGGACCGCCCACCGGGCGGCGGGGACTGGGTCCACGAGATCAAGTTCGACGGCTATCGCATGCAGTTGCGCATCGAGGGCGGCAAGGTGACGCTGCGCACCCGCACCGGCCTGGACTGGAGCAAGCGGTTCCCCGACCTGGTCTCCGAGGCTGAGGATTTGCCCGACAGCCTGATCGACGGCGAAGTCGTCGCGCTCGACGAGTCCGGCTCGCCGACCTTCTCGGGCCTGCAGGCGGCGCTGTCGGAGGAGAAGACCGAAGAGCTGATCTTCTTCGCCTTCGACCTGCTGCACGAGCGCGGCGAGGATCTTACGGACCGCCCGCTTTCGGAGCGCAAGGCGCGTCTGAAGGCCCTGCTGCCGGCCTCCGGGCAAAAAGGGGGCGAGCGCATCCGCTATGTCGAGCACTTCCAGAGCGGCGGCGAGGCGGTGTTGCAGTCGGCCTGCAAGATGTCGCTCGAGGGCGTGGTCTCCAAGAAGCTGGACGCGCCGTACCGCTCGGGCAAGCCGGGGACCTGGACCAAGGCCAAGTGTCGCGCCGGCCACGAGGTGGTGATCGGCGGCTGGACCACCACGGGCGAGGCCTTCCGCTCGCTGATCGTCGGCATCTACAATGACGAGGGCCAGCTGGCCCATGTCGGCCGGGTCGGCACGGGCTTTAGCCGCGACAAGGTCGCCAAGCTGCTGCCGGCGCTCAAGAAACTGGCGCGCAAGACTTCGCCGTTCGGCGGCCAAGGGGCGTCCAAGGGGGGGGCGCCACGCGGCGGGGCCAACATCCACTGGGTGGATCCGGAGCTGGTCGCCGAGATAGAGTTCGCCGGCTTCACGGGAGACGGCTCGGTGCGCCAGGCGTCGTTCAAGGGACTCCGCGAGGACAAGCCCGCCAAGGCGGTCGAGGCCGAGACGCCAGCGCCGGTCGAGGACGTCGAGCTGGCCCAGCCTAAGGTGACGACGGCCACGCCAAGACGCGCTGGCGGCAAGGCCCAGGTGCTGGGCGTGGCGATCTCCAATCCCGACAAGCCGCTGTGGCCCGACGCCTCCGACGGGACGCCGGGGACCAAGCTGGACCTGGCGGCGTATTTCGAGGCGGTCGGGCCCTGGATGCTGGAGCACGTCAAGGGCCGGCCCTGCTCGGTGATCCGCATGCCCGACGGCATCAAGGGCGAAACGTTCTTCCAGCGCCATTCGGGCAAGGGTGTCTCGGCCCTGATCGACGAGGTCACGGTCAGCGGCGACCGCAAGCCTTACCTGATGTTCAACACGGTCGAGAGCCTGGTCGCGGCGGCGCAGTGGGGGGCGACCGAGCTGCATCCCTGGAATTGCCAACCCGGCGAGCCCGAGGTTCCGGGACGGCTGGTCTTCGACCTGGATCCCGCGCCGGACGTGCCGTTCGACGCCGTGGTCGAGGGGGCGCGGGAGATCCGCGACCGGCTGGAGGCGCTGGGGCTGGTCCCGTTCTGCAAGACCACCGGCGGCAAAGGGCTGCACGTGGTGACGCCCCTGAAGGGGAGCAAGGTGGACTGGGACGCCGCCAAGGCCTTCGCCCGCGAGGTCTGCGCCCGCATGGCCGCCGACAGTCCCGAGCAGTACCTGATCACCATGGCCAAGAAGGAGCGGGGCGGGCGGATCTTCCTGGACTATCTGCGCAACGACCGCATGAGCACCGCGGTCGCGCCGCTGTCGCCACGCGGTCGGCCCGGGGCGCCGGTCTCGTGGCCGGTGGCCTGGACCCAGGTGAGGAAGGGGCTGGAACCGTCGCGGTTCAACATTCGCACCGCGCCGGGGCTGCTGAAGGATCTCGACGCCTGGGACGCCTATGCCGACAGCGAGCGCGACTTGGCGGCGGCGATCAAGAAGCTGGGGACGAAGGGCTCGCGGTAG
- a CDS encoding HU family DNA-binding protein, whose translation MTNVSDLVDAAVAADDKLTKTQAKAIIDGVFKSISDAAVKGEEVSIPGFGKFKVQAKPARTGRNPATGATIEIAASKKVAFTPAKQLKDAVNG comes from the coding sequence ATGACGAACGTTTCCGACCTGGTCGACGCCGCTGTCGCCGCTGACGACAAGCTGACCAAGACCCAAGCCAAGGCCATCATCGACGGCGTCTTCAAGTCGATCTCCGACGCCGCCGTGAAGGGCGAAGAAGTCTCGATCCCGGGCTTCGGCAAGTTCAAGGTCCAGGCCAAGCCGGCCCGCACCGGCCGCAACCCGGCCACGGGCGCGACCATCGAGATCGCCGCCAGCAAGAAGGTCGCCTTCACGCCGGCCAAGCAACTGAAGGACGCCGTCAACGGCTAA